One Sinorhizobium arboris LMG 14919 genomic region harbors:
- a CDS encoding ABC transporter ATP-binding protein, with protein MLDRVFKKFENLISIREHDLYLPVDAGAFQVLLRFLRPFRWTIAASVASGMLLTTFDLARLWAIAHLVDVVTYSGDLRLSAETLLTFALLVLAYALLDPAVWFVNYALRMQALKSQTKASSLWQSHRAAGRHEMMYFNSVHAGQVAGRIAQVSTAVQSGAELLAGRFPIGLIRFIGSAALILYLAPIFVVPVLAWIALNGVFAVWLAPKVNSQARKISETASIVNGSITEFFSNIRAIKTSFAHEEENALVLGAIERQNSNSLRINRLTTFTGLSIRLLNTGLMAAVLLLGLYGLNAQSVTPGEFVAAVTLAGGMAADAGWFVSIWEGLTQTLGTIGDARSTISAGSQTSAPCGSDAPIAKVPLIKFDQVGFGYDPARAILRNVTLEIQPGERVGIVGPSGAGKSTLIDLLLRLYDVTAGVITFDGVDIKSLPVGTLRRNFAVVSQSDALFHRSIRDNIAFAAERTDDEQIVSAARMADAHAFIESLNLENGYDTIVGDRGAKLSGGQQQRILLARAFLRRRPVLILDEATSALDSKSESVVQDAIASYSREATVIAIAHRLSTVRGFDKIVLLEAGRVSAIGSHESLLESSTLYRELWDRQVAGSD; from the coding sequence ATGCTTGATAGGGTATTTAAGAAGTTCGAAAACCTCATCTCGATTCGAGAGCATGATTTGTACTTGCCCGTCGATGCGGGCGCCTTTCAGGTTCTGCTGCGCTTCCTGAGACCGTTTCGTTGGACGATTGCCGCATCCGTTGCCAGCGGAATGCTCCTGACAACGTTTGATCTTGCCCGGCTTTGGGCGATTGCACACCTTGTCGACGTCGTCACTTACTCCGGGGATCTTCGGCTATCGGCCGAAACCCTGCTGACCTTCGCCCTCCTCGTTCTTGCCTACGCCCTGCTCGATCCGGCTGTCTGGTTCGTGAACTACGCTCTGCGTATGCAGGCGCTGAAAAGTCAAACGAAGGCCTCTTCTTTGTGGCAGTCTCACCGGGCAGCGGGACGCCACGAGATGATGTACTTCAACAGCGTCCATGCCGGCCAGGTTGCCGGACGCATCGCCCAAGTTTCAACTGCGGTACAATCAGGCGCGGAGCTGTTGGCCGGGCGATTTCCGATTGGCCTGATACGGTTTATCGGGTCGGCCGCCCTGATCCTTTACCTGGCGCCGATCTTCGTCGTGCCCGTTCTGGCGTGGATCGCATTGAATGGTGTCTTCGCTGTGTGGCTTGCACCGAAGGTAAATTCGCAGGCGCGAAAGATCTCGGAGACAGCGAGCATCGTCAATGGTTCCATCACAGAGTTCTTCTCGAACATTCGCGCGATAAAAACCTCCTTTGCCCACGAAGAGGAAAATGCCCTAGTTCTGGGCGCGATCGAACGGCAGAACAGCAACAGCCTGAGGATCAATCGGCTGACTACGTTCACCGGCCTTTCCATCCGCCTCCTGAATACGGGACTCATGGCGGCGGTCCTGTTGTTGGGTCTCTACGGCCTGAATGCCCAGAGTGTTACGCCGGGCGAGTTCGTTGCTGCGGTGACGCTGGCGGGTGGCATGGCAGCGGATGCCGGATGGTTCGTGTCGATTTGGGAGGGTTTGACACAGACCCTCGGAACGATCGGCGACGCTCGATCGACCATAAGCGCCGGATCGCAGACGTCCGCGCCTTGCGGCTCCGATGCGCCAATTGCCAAAGTTCCTCTCATCAAATTCGACCAAGTCGGCTTTGGCTACGACCCTGCGCGAGCTATTCTCAGGAACGTTACGCTTGAGATTCAACCAGGCGAGCGGGTTGGCATTGTCGGTCCGTCGGGTGCCGGCAAGTCTACACTCATTGATTTGTTGCTTCGTCTCTACGATGTGACGGCGGGCGTGATCACCTTTGACGGGGTCGACATCAAGTCCCTTCCCGTCGGAACCCTGAGAAGGAACTTCGCCGTCGTTTCCCAAAGCGATGCGCTGTTTCACCGATCCATTCGAGATAACATCGCGTTTGCCGCCGAACGCACCGACGACGAACAAATCGTTAGTGCGGCGAGAATGGCGGACGCGCACGCATTCATCGAGAGTTTGAATCTCGAAAACGGCTACGACACTATAGTTGGTGACCGTGGCGCAAAGCTGTCCGGGGGACAACAACAACGGATCTTGTTGGCACGTGCTTTTCTGCGAAGGCGGCCAGTCCTAATCCTCGACGAAGCCACGTCCGCTCTCGATTCAAAAAGCGAAAGCGTCGTTCAGGACGCGATCGCTTCCTACTCTAGGGAAGCAACCGTGATCGCGATTGCTCATCGTCTTTCCACAGTGCGTGGCTTTGACAAAATTGTTCTTTTGGAGGCAGGGCGTGTCTCGGCAATCGGTAGCCACGAGAGTCTGCTCGAGTCCAGCACTCTCTATCGTGAGCTCTGGGACAGGCAAGTAGCTGGGAGCGACTGA